The DNA segment TATCAGATCTTGAAAGATTTAGGAGTAAAAAGTGTAAGACTTATGACAAACAATCCTAGGAAAGTTCAGAGACTTCAGGAATTCGGAGTTAAGGTTAACGAAAGAGTCCCAATAGTAGTAGGAATAAACAAGTACAATCAAAAGTATCTTGAAACCAAAGCAAAAAAAATGGGACACATCATTGACCTATTCTAATCCAAAACTACTACTAGAGATAATTTCATTCATTATTTCATCCAAAAGCTTTGACATCTCTTCAATGATTCTAATATCGTTTCTATACTCTTCAGTAGAGTAGACCACTATCCTTTTGTCCGCAAATTTCTTGCGAATCTCTATATACTTATTTATCATCGCTATCCTTTCTTCAAGCGTATCAATAGTTTTAGATAACTTTACCATACTTGCCCTTATCCTCTTTATCTCATCTACATCTCGCTCAAGCTCTTTATCCTTCCTCACAGCCAACTGAACTTGAGCATTTGTAATCAGAGAAAATACTTTATCAACACTTTGAGAAAGTCTTTCTATTTTTTCCTCTATCTCTACAACTTTTCTCTTAAGTTCTCCGTTTCCCACAACCACAGGAATTTGATAAACAGGCGCAGGTGAGGTAACTTGGGGTGATAATGGCATAAAATTGGTTAGAAAATTTGTTACGAAGTTGGTAACTATATTAGTTGTTACTACTTCCTCGCGAGAAACTACTTCCTGAGTCTTTACACTCACTATCTCATTCGTTACGAAAACATAATTTGTTACAAATACTACTTTCTGTTCCTCTTGCTTAACAACAGGTACAGAAACTACTTTCTCCTGCGGTGGTTTAGTGTCTTCCAACTCAGGAAAATACTGAGACGATGAAAGAACAACTTTAACGCTTTTTGCTACATTTGGAGCAAGTTGCAAACCTTCAAAGAATATCGCTACTGCACAATCTTCACTACTCGTTTCCGAAAACTTATACCTTAAAAAAGGAGATGGTTCTACATCCCATGTGGTTATATTCAACTTTCTCCAGTTTGAGAAAATTATCCTACTGGGAGTAGGTGTCCAGAAAATATAAAGACTATTAGGATGATTTATGTCTGAAGACGAAACTACATAAGAAATCATATTATTCTGATTTATCAACAGCTCGTGATCTATTGGGTTTTTACCATCTAAATAGAACTTAGGCTTATTCTCATTTTCTCCAAAAAATGTATCAAACAAATATCTAACACCCACATTCTTTGAAACATTTCCCCTATTCATAAGCTTCAATTCCACTTCTATACTATCCTCCTCTTGAGTGTAATTATTTTTTACAAAACTAAACGTTACCACTACCACTACATCTTGAATATTGCACTGAAAGCTAAATTTCCCATCCTTAGTCAACATAGGTGGAGTTATTACTTTACCCTCGTTTAAGTTATACGACATCCCATCAATGTTAAGAATAATATACGAAGTCGGAGGAATGTTGAAAAATAGTAAATCTTTTGAATATTCAGCAGATGGCACAAACTCCCTCTGTAAGGTAAACCTATAATTTACATCGTCAAATATTAGCTTTAGATACTTATTCTTGAATTCAACTATAGTTGCCTCAGAGTTAAAGCTAAAAGCGGAAAGCAAAACCGAAAGCAAAACTATTGAAATGGTGCAGTATGATTTCATTTTTTGCCCTCCACCTTCTTTTTAAGCAATTCCTGAATCAAAAGTGCTTTCTCGTTGAGCTTCAGTAGTCTAGTTTTTATATCTGTTAACCTATTCAACTCTTCCAGATCTTCTTCTTTCTTACTGACCTCCTCAGCTTTCTCTTTGACCTTAACAAGATTACTTAAAACTTCTTCTGAAACAACTTCTTGGTAGTTTGTAACTACATTTGTTACATAATTTGTGACTATTTTCAACTCCACTTCTTTTTGAGTTATTTGGTTAGTTATCACTATCTCATTGGTGAAGTAATTCGTTATCCAATTAGTAAAATAATTAGTAAAAGCTTTAAGATCAGGCTGTTCAACTCGTTTTGAAATGTAAGCAGATGAAGGTTGAGAAACAACATCTGGTAGTTTTATCTCTTTTTGCTTTTGATAGCGCTGTAACTCTAAAAACACCTTCTCGTATTTCTTTTCTTCACCTTTTTCGTGGTATATTACTCCCAAAAGTTTCATTGCAGTCATCCATACTTCACTTCCTTTACTACTAGTTCTGATGCTTACCAAAAGGTATCTCTTTGCCTTATCATATTCCCCAATTTCGTAGAATATATACCCCAAATACATGCTGGCTTTTGGGAAAAATGAAGACTCAGGATATTCGTTAAATATGACCTCAAGTTTTTCTATCGCAGTCTGGAAATCTCCCCTATTGTAAGCATTAAGCCCAGAGTCAAATAAGATCTTAGCTATTGAGCCATAAACATAACCGCTAAAAGTCAGGATTATTATAAAGCCGGCCAACCATCTAACACCCACATACATAATTATAATTATCGTTTTTGTCCAAAGCATAATTTTCACTCAGACACTTTTTATTCCTACTTTGCACTTTCAATAGTGCCTTAACTCTTCCTACAAGTAGGAAAAATAGTAGTTGGAAACTTCTTGAAGATGTTTGGGGAAAACATTGCCCTTGCATACACTATGAGCCTAAAAACATGGGAAAAACGAGAGAAACAGTCAGGGTAATATTCAGAAATCTACATTGACACAGAAATAGGCAGAAAAACAAAATAATAAAATACCCTTTAGGCTTACACAAAGGCTGTAAGAGAGCTGATGTGAACAATAGCTAGGGAGTAAAAAAAGTGCTAAAAGAGAATCAAATTTTTAGCATAGAGGATTGCTATGAGAATAATCTGTTCTAGCGAAGACGAAGGACATAGGGTAGATGTGGTTATATCCAGATATGTGCCCTTTACAAGAAGCCAGGTTAAATCTAAAGTTAGCATAGTATATGTAAATGGACAAGTGAAAAACTTTGGATACAAGGTTAAAAAGGGGGATATAATAGAGTTTGAAGACATTGAACCTGAGAAAATAGATCTTGAACCAGAACCAATCAAGATTGAGATTCTATACCAAGATGATGATATTGCAATAATTAATAAACCACACAATATGGTGGTCCACCCGGCACCTGGACACTGGACAGGAACTCTTGTTAATGCCATTCTCCACAATCTCAAGGACAAATTGTCAACGTCTGGTGGGTATTTAAGACCTGGGATTGTTCATCGCCTTGATAAGGAAACTTCTGGAGTTATGGTTATAGCACTTAATGACAAGGCGCACTATAAACTAGCCAATTTATTTAAGAATAAACTCGTCCAAAAAGAATATTGGGCCATAGTTCACGGCAGAATACTAGAAAAAAGCTTCACAGTTAAAAAAGCTATAGCTAGAAATCCAAATAACCGTTTAAAAATGATAGTTTCCGAAAAAGGTAAGGAGGCAACAACGGAATTTGAGCTTATCTCCTCAACTGAAAAATTTTCGCTTGTGATAGCAAGACCTATAACTGGTAGAACACACCAAATACGGGTTCACCTAAAAAGCGTGTCACATCCAATAGTAGGTGACCCTCTATACGGCTTTAACCCTAAAATGTATATCTCAATGTTCAATCTTCCGGAGGGATTTATTCCCCTGGTTGCGAAAAAACTAGTTTTCCCTCATCCCATTAGAGATGAAATTATGTATTTTGAAATAGAACTACCAGAAGAATTTGTAAATCTTGCTAAGACATTATCATTGATCTAAGAGTTAAAAGTAGGATTTCAAAAATGTTCTTAGCCTCTCATTTTCATCTTTTCTGCCGTCATAGAAGACATTTACAATAGGAATACCTAACTCTTTGGAAATGTTGTTGAAAATAGCAGTAGTTATATTGCCCGGCATACAAGTAAATGGAGCTACATTTACAACCAATTTAGCCCCTTGCTCTTTAAATTTTATTGCTCTCCCAACAATAATTGGAGCTTCAGTGCCAAAACCTTCAGGTAAATACTTTCTTGCCTCAGACATGATCTCCTCAATCTCAGGTTCAAGCCTATCTCCTGTAACCTCCTTCGCTATTTCATAAACCTCTCTTTCAA comes from the Brevinematia bacterium genome and includes:
- a CDS encoding bifunctional 3,4-dihydroxy-2-butanone-4-phosphate synthase/GTP cyclohydrolase II; translated protein: YQILKDLGVKSVRLMTNNPRKVQRLQEFGVKVNERVPIVVGINKYNQKYLETKAKKMGHIIDLF
- the bamD gene encoding outer membrane protein assembly factor BamD; translation: MYVGVRWLAGFIIILTFSGYVYGSIAKILFDSGLNAYNRGDFQTAIEKLEVIFNEYPESSFFPKASMYLGYIFYEIGEYDKAKRYLLVSIRTSSKGSEVWMTAMKLLGVIYHEKGEEKKYEKVFLELQRYQKQKEIKLPDVVSQPSSAYISKRVEQPDLKAFTNYFTNWITNYFTNEIVITNQITQKEVELKIVTNYVTNVVTNYQEVVSEEVLSNLVKVKEKAEEVSKKEEDLEELNRLTDIKTRLLKLNEKALLIQELLKKKVEGKK
- a CDS encoding RluA family pseudouridine synthase, encoding MRIICSSEDEGHRVDVVISRYVPFTRSQVKSKVSIVYVNGQVKNFGYKVKKGDIIEFEDIEPEKIDLEPEPIKIEILYQDDDIAIINKPHNMVVHPAPGHWTGTLVNAILHNLKDKLSTSGGYLRPGIVHRLDKETSGVMVIALNDKAHYKLANLFKNKLVQKEYWAIVHGRILEKSFTVKKAIARNPNNRLKMIVSEKGKEATTEFELISSTEKFSLVIARPITGRTHQIRVHLKSVSHPIVGDPLYGFNPKMYISMFNLPEGFIPLVAKKLVFPHPIRDEIMYFEIELPEEFVNLAKTLSLI